In a single window of the Aminomonas paucivorans DSM 12260 genome:
- the yfcE gene encoding phosphodiesterase: MTCRPHRDHPFFAVLSDTHGSVGAWTKARPLWSGAEAILHCGDVLYHGPRNPLPSAHDPASLASLLLQESLPLFLVRGNCDADVDALVLQRPLCSRVAFWWRGRTVLAAHGEDFTTFREEALRMGAHLALSGHTHVASLVREGSTWFLNPGSLSLPKGKDPESFALISEAGMEIRTLDGEILSQGGWD; encoded by the coding sequence ATGACGTGTCGCCCGCACCGAGACCACCCCTTTTTCGCGGTCCTTTCGGACACCCACGGCAGCGTCGGAGCCTGGACGAAGGCACGCCCCCTCTGGTCCGGGGCGGAGGCCATCCTTCACTGCGGCGATGTGCTTTATCACGGTCCCCGAAATCCCCTGCCCTCAGCCCACGATCCCGCTTCCCTGGCCTCTCTGCTGCTCCAGGAGTCTCTCCCCCTGTTTCTGGTTCGCGGCAACTGCGATGCGGACGTGGACGCGCTGGTCCTCCAGCGTCCCCTCTGTTCCCGGGTGGCCTTCTGGTGGAGGGGACGCACGGTCCTGGCGGCCCATGGGGAGGACTTCACCACCTTTCGGGAGGAAGCTCTGCGCATGGGAGCGCACCTGGCCCTTTCCGGGCACACCCACGTGGCTTCCCTGGTGCGGGAAGGAAGCACCTGGTTCCTGAATCCCGGCTCCCTGAGCCTTCCCAAGGGCAAGGACCCGGAGAGCTTTGCCCTGATCTCGGAGGCGGGGATGGAGATCCGAACGCTGGACGGGGAGATCCTGTCCCAAGGAGGTTGGGACTAG
- a CDS encoding GAF domain-containing protein, with product MAPFWKGKGGRRIVGRGEFLWEGTVLAAAALGFVAAGYYGSPVLVAVTGMTAFLLLHGRGLFPTPVLYLLLGSAAAFTAALSRMKPWELIMVLFIMGVPALFLHRFRSLSDRLLKLLDAFSQQVSECASPEDAARSALRSLQGLGWYSDASVFLWEKEKDELHQVAGSEHFDVGLRLSRGKGVVWRAFASGKPILVKDVTCDPDFVPSQMPTRSEVAVPLLVGGRRLGVLNVESGSPRRLSLRDLWFLSILGSMLSHALLNLEQRLNLEQSLKRQKTAAAEQKECSTTLQQALQEQGRTGDELERKARIANTLLSLLEDPTNLQDIPRLCCRVVDLIHEKLSYPNVYLLVRNLQQSRDEDPAFRLASSCGLPQDEYVHTLSFENPEGIWGQVVSSRKPYLCRNTREDPHYRKGNASVLSELTMPILSSDELWGILDLQAEEPDAFDEDDLRLLEGIAYHLGGILEHAYQVKAMARRARQMRMLHDVVQETSRCTDVEEMGACAVRLIADRLGYQAVTLFRTVNPQGGVRVVATSQPYEQPEAAEELLLRGASLTSRCARTGVLQNTPDVAEVREWIPLVPTVRSQLDIPVEFQGKGYGVLCLEDSRPRAFHGEDEELFSILARHLGTTWRLIDSFERIREEATHDALTGLANIRHFRIRFAEELARAERRQVPLAFLMMDLGGFKVVNDLMGHLFGDEMLKKVARLLERNLREYDVLARYGGDEFVLVLPETDEAGARSAADRIRSGVRSLVIEGIGPLPIDVGISLYPQDGQDGDVLIRRADERMYQEKNDRKRQNEQGGMERGDEPRNP from the coding sequence GTGGCTCCCTTCTGGAAGGGGAAAGGCGGGCGTCGGATCGTCGGGCGGGGGGAGTTCCTCTGGGAGGGGACGGTTTTGGCCGCCGCCGCCCTGGGCTTCGTCGCTGCGGGGTACTACGGTTCCCCGGTGTTGGTGGCCGTGACGGGCATGACCGCGTTCCTCCTGCTCCACGGGCGGGGCCTGTTCCCCACGCCGGTTCTCTACCTGCTTTTGGGCAGCGCCGCGGCCTTCACCGCCGCCCTGTCGCGCATGAAGCCCTGGGAGCTGATCATGGTGCTGTTCATCATGGGGGTCCCCGCGCTGTTTCTCCACCGCTTCCGATCCCTTTCGGACCGACTTCTGAAGCTCCTGGACGCCTTCTCCCAGCAGGTGTCGGAGTGCGCCTCCCCGGAGGACGCCGCCCGATCCGCCCTGCGGTCCCTCCAGGGGTTGGGGTGGTATTCCGACGCCTCCGTGTTTCTCTGGGAAAAGGAGAAAGACGAGCTTCACCAGGTGGCGGGGTCGGAGCATTTCGACGTGGGGCTTCGCCTGTCCCGGGGGAAAGGGGTGGTCTGGCGGGCCTTCGCCTCCGGCAAGCCGATCCTGGTCAAGGACGTCACCTGCGATCCGGACTTCGTCCCCAGCCAGATGCCCACCCGTTCGGAGGTGGCGGTGCCCCTCCTGGTGGGGGGGCGGCGCCTGGGGGTGCTGAACGTGGAATCCGGCAGCCCCCGGCGCCTTTCCCTGCGGGACTTGTGGTTCCTCTCCATCTTGGGTTCCATGCTCTCCCATGCCCTGCTGAACCTGGAACAGCGGCTGAACCTGGAACAGTCCCTCAAACGGCAGAAGACCGCGGCGGCGGAGCAGAAGGAGTGCAGCACCACCCTGCAGCAGGCCCTGCAGGAGCAGGGGCGGACGGGGGACGAGCTGGAGCGCAAGGCCCGCATCGCCAACACCCTTCTCTCCCTGCTGGAGGATCCCACCAACCTCCAGGACATCCCCCGGTTGTGCTGTCGGGTGGTGGACCTGATCCACGAGAAGCTCAGCTACCCCAACGTGTACTTGCTGGTGCGCAACCTCCAGCAGTCCCGGGACGAGGACCCGGCCTTCCGCCTCGCCTCGTCCTGCGGTCTGCCGCAGGACGAGTACGTGCACACCCTGTCCTTCGAGAACCCCGAGGGAATCTGGGGGCAGGTGGTGTCCAGCCGGAAGCCCTACCTTTGCCGGAATACCCGGGAGGACCCGCACTACCGCAAGGGGAACGCCTCGGTGCTTTCGGAACTCACCATGCCCATCCTCTCCAGCGACGAGCTGTGGGGCATCCTGGACCTGCAGGCGGAGGAACCGGATGCCTTCGACGAGGACGACCTGCGCCTCCTGGAGGGCATCGCCTACCACCTGGGGGGCATCCTGGAGCACGCCTACCAGGTGAAGGCCATGGCCCGTCGGGCCAGGCAGATGAGGATGCTCCACGACGTGGTGCAGGAGACCTCCCGGTGCACCGACGTGGAGGAGATGGGGGCCTGCGCGGTGCGGCTCATCGCCGACCGTCTGGGCTACCAGGCGGTGACCCTCTTTCGGACCGTCAACCCCCAGGGGGGAGTCCGCGTGGTGGCCACCTCCCAACCCTACGAGCAGCCCGAGGCGGCGGAGGAGCTGCTCCTTCGAGGGGCCAGCCTCACCAGTCGCTGTGCCCGGACGGGGGTCCTCCAGAACACCCCCGACGTGGCGGAGGTGCGGGAGTGGATCCCCCTGGTCCCCACGGTGCGAAGCCAGCTGGACATCCCCGTGGAGTTTCAGGGGAAGGGGTACGGGGTCCTCTGTCTGGAGGATTCCCGCCCCAGGGCGTTCCACGGGGAGGACGAGGAACTCTTTTCCATCCTCGCCCGACATCTGGGAACCACGTGGCGTCTCATCGATTCCTTTGAGAGAATCAGGGAGGAGGCGACCCACGACGCCCTCACGGGCTTGGCCAACATCCGCCACTTCCGCATCCGTTTCGCCGAGGAGCTGGCCCGGGCGGAACGCCGCCAGGTTCCCCTCGCCTTCCTGATGATGGACCTGGGGGGATTCAAGGTGGTCAACGACCTCATGGGACACCTCTTCGGGGACGAGATGCTGAAGAAGGTGGCCCGGCTTCTCGAAAGGAACCTGCGGGAGTACGATGTACTGGCCCGGTACGGGGGGGACGAGTTCGTCCTGGTCCTCCCGGAAACCGACGAGGCGGGGGCGAGAAGCGCTGCGGATCGGATCCGCTCCGGGGTCCGCAGCCTGGTGATCGAGGGGATCGGCCCCTTGCCCATAGATGTGGGAATCTCCTTGTACCCCCAGGACGGACAGGACGGGGACGTGCTGATCCGACGGGCGGATGAACGCATGTATCAGGAGAAAAACGACCGGAAACGGCAGAACGAACAGGGAGGGATGGAACGTGGCGACGAACCTCGAAACCCTTAA
- a CDS encoding DUF1667 domain-containing protein, with the protein MSETKRFLCVSCPVGCALTVEVEGTRVLSVEGNTCPRGVAYAEAEVSNPLRVFASTVRVEGGALSVCPVRSRAPLPLAKVFDVARELAKVVLPAPVRIGQVILPDVCGTGVDLVASRSLERKES; encoded by the coding sequence ATGAGCGAGACGAAACGCTTCCTGTGCGTGTCCTGTCCCGTGGGCTGCGCCCTCACCGTGGAGGTGGAGGGCACGAGGGTCCTCTCCGTGGAGGGCAACACCTGCCCCAGGGGGGTGGCCTACGCGGAGGCGGAGGTGAGCAATCCCCTTCGGGTCTTTGCCTCCACCGTCCGGGTGGAGGGCGGAGCCCTCTCCGTGTGTCCCGTCCGCAGCCGGGCTCCCCTGCCCCTGGCCAAGGTCTTCGACGTGGCCCGGGAATTGGCAAAGGTCGTCCTCCCCGCCCCCGTCCGCATCGGACAGGTGATCCTCCCGGACGTCTGCGGCACCGGGGTGGACCTGGTGGCCAGCCGCAGCCTCGAAAGAAAGGAGTCCTGA
- a CDS encoding N-acetylmuramoyl-L-alanine amidase family protein: MWPSRAVRLLLAALLCLWAAGVAAGQDTWILWSGSVRKGEVPVRREAGQTLAAADVMVSSLGLAPRGRNDALVVAFEGKKLEFWVDSPVARLNGALVPLPSPPVQEGDRWWVDAAAALRLFNQFLVSAGRPGDLQWKGVGELPSPAPERAVSPPPSRGATSPSPASASRGTKNVLKGLRWGDQGDALRAVLDLETSEGVEVRNLPGRVEVILPGAVPGGVLLTSPQEDRVKVQATVYGDRTVLAFPHRTSGVRAVTLQKPPRLVLDFRGTGGGGAALSPVPTAASEGERPSAPTAAPEPTGGTERMERVFKGKRPVVALDPGHGGKDPGAMANGLREKDVNLKVGLLLRSILEQYGVDARLTRGDDRYLKLGERTQLANNWNADLFVSLHCNALPAGRHSKGVELYLMALPSDKDAMRLALFENKELGEGGKEGQAASDRRTKLLLQILGDMQQNEKISESTSVAEVLFAAGKQGGLPMKRVAQAPFFVLRGAAMPALLVEMGFLTERDEAALLNQPGYQERIASSLARGIVNYLKR; encoded by the coding sequence ATGTGGCCGTCGCGGGCAGTTAGGCTTCTCCTGGCCGCCCTGCTTTGTCTATGGGCGGCGGGGGTGGCGGCGGGACAGGACACCTGGATTCTCTGGAGCGGGTCGGTCCGCAAGGGGGAGGTTCCGGTGCGCCGGGAGGCCGGGCAGACCCTGGCGGCGGCGGACGTGATGGTTTCCTCCCTGGGGCTGGCCCCCCGGGGGCGAAACGACGCCCTGGTGGTGGCCTTCGAGGGAAAGAAGCTGGAGTTCTGGGTGGACTCTCCCGTGGCGCGCCTCAACGGCGCCCTGGTCCCCCTGCCCTCCCCCCCCGTCCAGGAAGGGGATCGCTGGTGGGTGGACGCCGCGGCGGCCCTCCGGCTGTTCAACCAGTTCCTGGTCTCCGCGGGACGCCCGGGAGATCTCCAGTGGAAGGGAGTGGGTGAGCTTCCCTCCCCCGCTCCGGAACGGGCGGTTTCTCCCCCCCCCTCTCGGGGGGCGACTTCGCCCTCCCCCGCTTCCGCCTCCCGAGGAACGAAGAACGTCCTCAAGGGGCTCCGCTGGGGCGACCAGGGGGACGCCCTGCGTGCCGTGCTGGATCTGGAGACCTCGGAGGGAGTGGAGGTGCGCAACCTCCCGGGACGGGTGGAGGTGATCCTCCCCGGTGCGGTTCCCGGAGGGGTCTTGCTGACTTCCCCCCAGGAGGATCGGGTGAAGGTGCAGGCCACGGTCTACGGGGATCGGACGGTGCTGGCGTTCCCGCACCGGACCTCGGGGGTGCGGGCCGTCACCCTCCAGAAGCCCCCCCGGCTCGTGCTGGACTTTCGGGGAACCGGAGGGGGAGGCGCGGCCCTGTCCCCCGTCCCCACGGCGGCCTCGGAAGGGGAACGGCCCTCCGCTCCCACGGCGGCCCCGGAACCTACTGGAGGGACGGAACGGATGGAACGGGTCTTCAAGGGCAAACGCCCCGTGGTGGCCCTGGACCCGGGACACGGGGGCAAGGACCCCGGAGCCATGGCCAACGGCCTCCGGGAGAAGGACGTGAACCTGAAGGTGGGACTCCTCCTTCGGAGCATCCTGGAGCAGTACGGCGTGGACGCCCGGTTGACCCGGGGGGACGATCGCTACCTGAAACTGGGAGAGCGAACCCAGCTGGCCAACAACTGGAACGCCGATCTCTTCGTCAGCCTTCACTGCAACGCCCTTCCCGCGGGACGCCACTCCAAGGGAGTGGAACTCTACCTCATGGCTCTGCCCTCCGACAAGGACGCCATGCGTCTGGCCCTCTTCGAGAACAAGGAGCTGGGGGAGGGGGGCAAGGAGGGCCAGGCCGCCTCGGACAGGCGGACCAAGCTCCTCCTCCAGATTCTGGGGGACATGCAGCAGAACGAGAAGATCAGCGAGAGCACCTCCGTGGCGGAGGTCCTCTTCGCGGCGGGGAAGCAGGGGGGGCTCCCCATGAAGCGGGTGGCCCAGGCCCCCTTCTTCGTGCTTCGCGGGGCCGCCATGCCCGCCCTCCTGGTGGAGATGGGCTTCCTCACGGAAAGGGACGAGGCGGCGTTGCTGAACCAGCCGGGCTACCAGGAGCGCATCGCCTCCTCCCTGGCCCGGGGGATCGTGAACTACCTGAAGCGATGA
- a CDS encoding PHP domain-containing protein — MILIDLHIHSRCSDGTLSPASLAELARRRRVSVVALTDHDTTSGQEEFRRACARAEVQSLTGVELSAEAPYTLHILGYRINPHDVPLQTALQEIRVYRDERNETICRRLREAGCAVDLEEVEREAGGEVVARPHMARVLVRKGYVPNLLAAFARYLGRDGVAYVPRRRLSPAHCLRLIRESGGFPVLAHPGQTNLDDDALDDLLRKLTDEGLWGLECLSSHHSSETIFRYLERASRFGLYPTAGSDFHGENRPGVDLGVPVSEDLLPWARLGIRLG; from the coding sequence ATGATCCTCATCGACCTGCACATCCACAGCCGCTGTTCCGACGGCACCCTCTCCCCCGCCTCCCTGGCCGAACTGGCCCGGCGAAGGCGGGTCTCCGTCGTGGCCCTCACGGACCACGACACCACCTCGGGGCAGGAGGAGTTCCGCCGCGCCTGCGCCCGGGCGGAGGTTCAGAGCCTGACGGGGGTGGAGCTCTCCGCGGAGGCGCCCTACACCCTCCACATCCTGGGTTACCGCATCAACCCCCATGATGTACCCCTCCAGACGGCCCTCCAGGAGATCCGGGTCTACCGGGACGAACGGAACGAGACCATCTGCCGCCGTCTTCGGGAGGCGGGGTGCGCGGTGGACCTGGAGGAGGTGGAGCGGGAAGCGGGGGGGGAGGTGGTGGCCCGGCCCCACATGGCCCGGGTGCTGGTTCGCAAGGGCTATGTCCCGAACCTGCTCGCCGCCTTTGCCCGTTACCTGGGGCGAGACGGGGTCGCCTACGTTCCGCGAAGGCGTCTTTCCCCTGCCCACTGTCTGCGCCTCATCCGGGAGAGCGGCGGTTTCCCGGTGCTGGCCCATCCCGGCCAGACCAACCTGGACGACGATGCGCTGGACGACCTTTTGAGAAAGCTGACGGACGAGGGACTGTGGGGGTTGGAGTGCCTCTCCTCCCACCACTCCTCCGAGACCATTTTCCGGTACCTGGAGCGGGCCTCCCGCTTCGGTCTGTACCCCACCGCGGGATCGGACTTCCACGGGGAGAACCGACCGGGCGTGGACCTGGGCGTGCCGGTGAGCGAAGACTTGCTTCCCTGGGCGCGCCTGGGGATTCGTCTGGGATAG
- a CDS encoding chemotaxis protein CheW has product MATNLETLNLQKPDHDKEATGAERILLVFDLVGEYCGLDVNMVREIVHVPPSITRVPNAPNYVRGVINLRGTVIPVLDMAVKMGNQASEKTNESRIVVAEFEEILFGVLVDAVREVRTIHEAQVESGMSNDVGIGKDYVLGVAKLEDGRLIVLLDLAGLFGITELVEEEI; this is encoded by the coding sequence GTGGCGACGAACCTCGAAACCCTTAACCTGCAGAAGCCCGACCATGACAAGGAGGCGACCGGGGCGGAGCGGATCCTGCTGGTCTTCGATCTGGTGGGGGAGTACTGCGGCCTGGATGTCAACATGGTGCGGGAGATCGTCCATGTGCCCCCCTCCATCACCCGGGTGCCCAACGCCCCCAACTACGTGCGGGGGGTCATCAACCTTCGGGGCACGGTGATCCCCGTGTTGGACATGGCGGTGAAGATGGGCAATCAAGCCTCGGAGAAGACCAACGAGTCCCGCATCGTGGTGGCGGAGTTCGAGGAGATCCTCTTCGGGGTCCTGGTGGACGCGGTCCGGGAGGTCCGCACCATCCACGAGGCCCAGGTGGAGTCGGGCATGAGCAACGACGTGGGCATCGGCAAGGACTACGTCCTCGGGGTGGCGAAGCTGGAGGACGGCCGGCTCATCGTCCTCCTGGACCTGGCGGGTCTTTTCGGCATCACCGAACTGGTGGAGGAGGAGATCTGA
- the rph gene encoding ribonuclease PH, whose translation MNRIDGRSFDALRPLELERGCNRYAEGSARIAFGHTQVLCTATVEDKVPPFLRGSGKGWVSAEYAMLPRATHQRTPRDSTRGRPNARGQEIQRLIGRSLRAAVDLEALGERTVWIDCDVIQADGGTRTASITGAFVALVDALRWIRDRNGLPSLPLRHQVAAVSVGLLGGCPLLDLCYEEDSGAEVDCNVVMAEDGRFVEIQGTGEDALFSRASFDALLDLARQGIAALHRLQRSTLDLSPEEGILGG comes from the coding sequence GTGAACCGCATCGACGGCAGGTCCTTCGACGCCCTGCGCCCTCTGGAGCTTGAGCGGGGCTGCAACCGCTACGCCGAGGGGTCCGCTCGGATCGCCTTCGGCCACACCCAGGTCCTCTGCACCGCCACGGTGGAGGACAAGGTCCCCCCCTTCCTGCGGGGCAGCGGCAAGGGGTGGGTCAGCGCAGAGTACGCCATGCTTCCCCGAGCCACCCACCAGAGGACCCCCCGGGACAGCACCCGGGGACGCCCCAATGCCCGGGGCCAGGAGATCCAGCGCCTCATCGGGCGCTCCCTGCGGGCCGCCGTGGACCTGGAAGCCCTGGGGGAGCGTACCGTGTGGATCGACTGCGACGTGATCCAGGCGGACGGGGGCACCCGCACCGCCTCCATCACCGGGGCCTTCGTGGCCCTGGTGGACGCCCTGCGCTGGATCCGAGACCGGAACGGCCTGCCGTCCCTTCCCCTGCGCCACCAGGTGGCGGCGGTGAGCGTGGGCCTTTTGGGGGGATGCCCCCTCCTGGACCTCTGCTACGAGGAGGATTCGGGGGCGGAGGTGGACTGCAACGTGGTGATGGCCGAGGACGGCCGTTTCGTGGAGATCCAGGGGACGGGGGAGGACGCCCTCTTCTCCCGGGCCTCCTTCGATGCCCTCCTGGACCTGGCGCGCCAGGGGATCGCCGCGCTCCATCGGCTCCAGCGATCCACCCTGGACCTGTCCCCGGAGGAAGGAATCCTGGGGGGATGA
- a CDS encoding HPr family phosphocarrier protein — protein sequence MPEIEVTVRNPHGLHARPAALFVQKAASFPCSVQVLKGERSADAKSILGIMSLAIEPGETIRIRAEGEQVQEALAALEAVAKDTTA from the coding sequence ATGCCCGAAATCGAAGTGACCGTCCGCAACCCCCACGGCCTCCATGCCCGTCCTGCCGCCCTCTTCGTGCAGAAGGCCGCCTCCTTCCCCTGCTCCGTCCAGGTTCTCAAGGGGGAGCGAAGCGCCGACGCCAAGAGCATCCTGGGCATCATGTCCCTGGCCATCGAGCCCGGGGAGACCATCCGCATCCGTGCGGAGGGGGAGCAGGTTCAGGAGGCCCTGGCGGCCCTAGAAGCGGTGGCCAAGGACACTACGGCCTAG
- a CDS encoding GntG family PLP-dependent aldolase, protein MDFRSDTVTRPTESMRAVMAAAPVGDDVYRDDPSVAELERYAADLTGTEAALFACSGTMGNLLALLVHGRRGESVLLGAQSHIYHYEVGGLSALAGLLPYALDDESGLPEVASLAGAVRGRDNVHFAPTSLLCLENTHNRAGGVAVSPKALGAVAEEGHCLGLKVHLDGARLFNACAAFGVEAREYVRFVDSVQLCLSKGLGAPMGSVLCGPRGFVEEARHWRKCIGGGLRQAGVVASAGLMALRDMRSRLAEDHENAALLARLLSEGGLAVEPCGVRTNMVYFRLSGTGVSEGAFQKRCEERGLQLGVAGPERIRMVTHLDVSRQDVEAAARIVLETVACP, encoded by the coding sequence ATGGATTTCCGAAGCGATACGGTAACCCGCCCCACGGAGAGCATGCGCGCCGTCATGGCGGCGGCCCCGGTGGGGGATGACGTCTACCGGGACGACCCGTCCGTGGCGGAGCTGGAGCGGTACGCCGCAGATCTGACGGGGACGGAGGCGGCCCTGTTCGCCTGCTCCGGGACCATGGGGAACCTTCTGGCCCTCCTGGTGCACGGTCGCCGGGGGGAAAGCGTCCTCCTGGGGGCCCAGTCCCACATCTACCATTACGAGGTGGGGGGGCTCTCCGCCCTGGCGGGGCTGTTGCCCTACGCGCTGGACGATGAAAGCGGTCTGCCCGAGGTGGCCTCCCTGGCGGGGGCGGTTCGGGGACGGGACAACGTGCACTTTGCCCCCACCTCCCTGCTCTGTCTGGAGAACACCCACAATCGGGCGGGAGGGGTGGCCGTTTCCCCTAAGGCCCTGGGGGCGGTGGCGGAGGAAGGGCATTGTCTGGGGCTGAAGGTGCATCTGGACGGGGCTCGTCTGTTCAACGCCTGCGCCGCCTTCGGGGTGGAGGCCCGGGAGTACGTCCGTTTCGTGGATTCGGTGCAGCTTTGCCTGTCCAAGGGATTGGGCGCCCCCATGGGATCGGTGCTGTGCGGTCCCCGGGGGTTCGTGGAGGAGGCCCGACACTGGCGGAAGTGCATCGGGGGAGGGCTTCGGCAGGCGGGGGTGGTGGCCTCCGCTGGCCTGATGGCCCTGCGGGACATGCGAAGCCGGCTGGCGGAGGACCACGAGAACGCGGCCCTGCTGGCGCGACTCCTCTCCGAAGGAGGACTGGCTGTGGAACCCTGTGGGGTGCGCACCAACATGGTGTACTTCCGTCTCTCCGGCACGGGGGTGTCCGAGGGGGCGTTCCAGAAGCGTTGCGAGGAGCGGGGGCTGCAGCTGGGGGTCGCGGGGCCCGAGCGCATCCGGATGGTGACCCACCTGGACGTGTCCCGGCAGGATGTGGAGGCCGCGGCCCGGATCGTTCTGGAAACGGTGGCTTGCCCATGA
- a CDS encoding TldD/PmbA family protein: protein MSFFPSRGEVESLGEWLLDAARSTGVAEADLIYSTGESHSLELRDGEPEDQSSGVSQGIGLRTLDGQGRQGVAYANALDRRTLLDLVQWSWNNCRRGEPREGIALGRPEAPGGEPLPLEDPSMGGLTPQERTQRCLRMTEAAREADPRVVSVRGASWHDGWGESFYASTAGHASWERGTFAGCSAAVVLQEGDQVEMGGFGEQSRRLADLQEVSIARKAVDRTRCVLGGEPVPTGTYTLILDPEVAASLVDEVGDLFCVSNVHKNRSLMKGQLGHPVASPAVFLEDQGRIPWGIGSSLLDGEGVPTGRTVLVEGGVARGFLYNLEYARRDGVSSTGNACRSLSSLPDVGTTNLVLLPGTDSPKTLLRGVSRGVYVTELLGLHTLDPVSGEFSLGVKGWAIGGGEPRGPVGGVTMAGNLVDFLQRIVAVGNDLTFFGSVGACTVVVDHVAVAGS, encoded by the coding sequence ATGAGCTTTTTCCCGTCCCGGGGGGAGGTGGAATCCCTGGGGGAGTGGCTTTTGGACGCGGCACGGTCCACGGGGGTCGCGGAGGCGGACCTGATCTACTCCACGGGAGAGTCCCACAGCCTGGAGCTTCGGGACGGAGAACCGGAGGACCAGTCCTCCGGCGTGTCTCAGGGGATCGGCCTGCGGACCCTGGACGGGCAGGGACGACAGGGGGTGGCCTACGCCAACGCCCTGGACCGACGGACCCTGCTGGATCTGGTCCAGTGGAGCTGGAACAACTGTCGCCGGGGAGAGCCCCGGGAGGGCATCGCCCTGGGACGCCCGGAGGCTCCAGGAGGGGAACCCCTTCCCCTGGAGGACCCGTCGATGGGGGGGCTGACCCCTCAGGAGCGGACACAAAGGTGCCTTCGCATGACCGAAGCGGCTCGGGAGGCGGATCCCCGGGTGGTTTCGGTTCGGGGGGCCTCCTGGCACGACGGATGGGGGGAGTCCTTCTACGCCTCCACGGCGGGGCACGCCTCCTGGGAGCGGGGGACCTTCGCCGGGTGCTCGGCGGCGGTGGTGCTGCAGGAGGGGGATCAGGTGGAGATGGGGGGCTTCGGGGAACAGTCCCGGAGGCTGGCGGACCTCCAGGAGGTTTCCATCGCCCGAAAGGCGGTGGACCGCACCCGGTGCGTTCTGGGAGGCGAGCCGGTCCCCACGGGGACCTACACCCTGATCCTGGACCCGGAGGTGGCGGCCTCCCTGGTGGACGAGGTGGGGGACCTTTTCTGCGTCTCCAACGTCCACAAGAACCGATCCCTCATGAAGGGGCAGCTCGGCCATCCCGTGGCGTCTCCCGCGGTCTTCCTGGAGGACCAGGGACGCATCCCCTGGGGCATCGGTTCGTCCCTGCTGGATGGAGAAGGGGTTCCCACGGGGCGCACCGTCCTGGTGGAGGGGGGCGTGGCCCGGGGCTTCCTCTACAACCTGGAGTACGCCCGGCGGGACGGGGTTTCCTCCACGGGAAACGCCTGCCGCAGCCTCTCCTCCCTCCCCGACGTGGGCACCACGAACCTGGTGCTCCTGCCGGGAACCGATTCGCCGAAGACCCTGCTTCGCGGGGTAAGCCGGGGGGTCTACGTGACGGAGCTGCTGGGCCTGCACACCCTGGACCCGGTGAGCGGGGAGTTCTCCCTGGGGGTCAAGGGGTGGGCCATCGGGGGAGGGGAGCCCCGAGGACCCGTGGGGGGCGTCACCATGGCGGGAAACCTGGTGGATTTCCTGCAGCGCATCGTGGCGGTGGGCAACGACCTGACCTTCTTCGGCTCCGTGGGGGCCTGCACGGTGGTGGTGGACCATGTGGCCGTCGCGGGCAGTTAG